From one Vibrio ponticus genomic stretch:
- a CDS encoding MalY/PatB family protein, translating into MKYNFDNIVDRSGTDSMKWEHISMFYPKAQDDVLSMWVADMDFACAPQILDAIKQRTDRQILGYSHSSNEQFLDAVQGWFSRRFNWTVDKESIVYAPGIVPALGFLANILAEEGEGILIQRPVYYPFTRMIEKNNRKLVNNPLRYQNGDWFMDLDDLENKIVSENVKAIFFCSPHNPTGRVWTVTELEGFLSICKRHNLWVVSDEIHFDLIRKGIKHTPLELIDPSYKHRIITCTAPSKSFNLAGVQLSNIVINDEEMRNNWHEFMHGRFGLGDPNAFALVACQAAYNEAESWLNQVNEYIDGNFNFIREFINENNLKMRLVGGEGTYLAWIDMRAYNLTDEQLTELVLEKANIALDDGYIFGEEGTGFQRINVACPRSRVVQCMNSLKAAFSGL; encoded by the coding sequence ATGAAGTATAATTTTGATAATATTGTGGATCGAAGTGGCACAGATAGCATGAAGTGGGAACACATCAGTATGTTTTACCCTAAAGCTCAAGATGATGTGCTATCTATGTGGGTTGCGGATATGGATTTTGCGTGTGCACCACAAATTCTAGATGCTATAAAACAGCGTACGGATAGACAAATTTTAGGTTATTCTCATTCTTCAAACGAACAGTTTTTAGATGCTGTTCAAGGTTGGTTCTCTCGTCGTTTTAATTGGACTGTGGATAAAGAAAGCATCGTTTACGCCCCAGGTATCGTGCCTGCTCTTGGATTCTTGGCTAATATTTTGGCTGAAGAAGGGGAGGGTATTTTAATTCAACGTCCGGTCTACTACCCTTTTACGCGGATGATTGAAAAAAATAACCGCAAGTTGGTTAATAATCCGTTGAGGTACCAAAATGGTGACTGGTTTATGGATCTAGATGACTTGGAGAACAAGATCGTTTCTGAAAATGTTAAAGCGATTTTCTTCTGCAGTCCTCATAACCCAACAGGAAGAGTATGGACAGTTACAGAATTGGAAGGATTCTTATCGATCTGTAAGCGTCACAATTTATGGGTCGTATCGGATGAGATACATTTTGATTTGATTCGTAAGGGTATTAAACATACGCCTCTTGAGTTAATTGATCCATCTTACAAACATCGAATTATCACTTGTACTGCTCCGAGTAAGTCATTCAATTTAGCTGGCGTCCAATTGTCAAATATCGTAATTAATGATGAAGAGATGCGTAATAACTGGCATGAATTTATGCATGGTCGTTTTGGTCTTGGTGATCCGAACGCATTTGCGCTTGTTGCTTGTCAGGCTGCGTATAATGAAGCGGAGTCATGGCTTAACCAAGTGAACGAATACATTGATGGGAACTTTAATTTCATTCGTGAGTTCATAAATGAGAATAATCTCAAGATGAGACTGGTTGGTGGTGAAGGTACCTATCTTGCGTGGATTGATATGCGAGCTTACAACTTGACCGATGAGCAATTGACCGAACTGGTTCTCGAAAAAGCCAATATCGCCCTTGATGATGGTTATATTTTTGGTGAAGAAGGCACGGGATTTCAACGGATTAATGTCGCGTGTCCACGCTCTAGGGTTGTTCAATGTATGAACTCACTTAAAGCTGCATTCTCGGGGTTATAA